TTTAGACTTCCAGTAATGTTTGGTCGTCTTCTTCCTCTAAATAGTTCCCGTCGAAGCAGGCGGTGCAGAGCTCTGTGCGCGGCAGTCCGATCGCCTCGCAGAGGGCTTCGCAGCTGATGTACCGCAGCGTGTCCGCGCCGATTTTTTCGCATAGCTCCGGGATATCCATCTGCGCGGCGACAAGCTCCTCGGAGCTCGGGGTGTCGATGCCGTAGTAACAGGGATAGCAGACCGGCGGCGAGGCGATGCGCATATGCACCTTCTCGGCGCCGCTCTCGCGTATCATCGAGACGATGCGTCCGGCGGTCGTGCCGCGGACCAGCGAATCGTCGACGATGACCGCCTCCTTGCCGTCGAATATCCCCGGCTGGGGATTGAGTTTGATCTTTACGCCGGCGTCGCGCACGCGCTGGGTCGGCTGGATGAAGGTGCGGCCGACGTAGCGGTTGCGGACGACGCCTGATTCAAAATCGACTCCCGCCGCTTCCGCGAGGCCGAGCGCCGCCAGCGTACCGCTGTCAGGCATCCCAGCGACGACCGCGTTTGCCGGGCAGCCGCCGCATTCAGCCAGGCAGGCGCCGAGCTTTTTTCTCGCGCCGTAAACAGAGCGGCCGTCTATCACGCTGTCCGGCCGCGCGAAGTAGACATATTCAAAGGCGCAGCGGTGGTGGCGCTGCGCCTGCTTGGGCAGTTTGCGCGAGATGATGCCGCGTCTGTCGATGACAAGTATCTCGCCCGGTTCCACGTCACGGATGAGCTCGGCGCCGATGATGTCCAGCGCGCATGATTCCGAGGCCACAAAGTAGGTGTCGTCACGGCGTCCAAGCACCAGAGGTCTGAACCCCCAGGGGTCGCGCGCCGCGATCAGGCAGTCGTTGAGCAGTACGGTAAGGCTGTAGGCTCCCTTTATCTTCGCCAGCGCCGTCTCCAGCGCCTCAAGCTGCACCGTTCCCGGCTGGTGGGCCATCAGCTGTATGATGGTCTCCGTGTCGCATGAGGTCTGAAATATCGCCCCGCGGTTCGCGAGGTAGCTTGAGAGCGCCACGGCGTTTGTAAGGTTGCCGTTATGCGCGATCGCGATCGGTCCCTGCGCATAGTTCGCGCCGAGCGGCTGGCTGTTTTCGGGGCGGGTGCCTCCGGCGGTGGCGTAGCGCACGTGGCCGATGGCCGTGTGCGTCCCGATCTTCGCGAGTTCGCTCTGGGAAAGGGCCTCATGGACGAGGCCCAGTCCCTTCTTTATGTGTACGGAACCGCCGTCGATCCAGGCTACGCCCGCCGACAGCTGCCCCCTGTGCTGGAGGGCGCAAAGTCCGAGGTATATATCCTCAAGTACGGCCGTGCCGCTCTGACTGTACGCTCCGAATACTCCGCACATATATTATTTTTCCTCCGTGAAGGCCTTTTCAAGCTCTTCAATGGGCAGAGAGAAGATGCCCTGCCAGTCGAATCTGTCTCCTCCGGCCTCTCCCGCTTTGACGCAGGGGAAGCCGCTCCAGGCATCCTCGAAGGCGGCCGCCTTTTCCGGTGATACCGAGTAGACGGCGCGCGCGCCGCCCTCGGAGAACAGGAGCGCCTCGACGTTGCCGCGCGGGGCGAGCTCTATCTTCATCCCGACCCCGGAGGCGATCGCCTCGTTCGCGAGTGCCGCCGCCAGGCCGCCGCCGGCGACGACGCGTCCGGAACGGGCGAGCTGCCGCTGCGCGGTCTTTATCGCGCCGTCACGGAATGCTTTTTCCGCTTCGGGGGCGGGGTCTACCGTTTTGCCGAGCGGCCTGCCGTCTTTAGCCTGCTGGTAGCGCGTCGCGCCGAGCGATCCCTCGGGGCCGCCTACCAGATAGATGAAGTCTCTCTCTTTTGTGCGTCCGGCGCGGATGGTCTTGTCGCGGTCGGTCACGAGTCCCGCCGTAACGACGAGCGGCGTCGGGTAAATACGGTCTGTCGCCGTCTCGTTGTAGAGGCTGACGTTGCCGGATACCACCGGGCAGTCAAGGGCGCGGCAGGTGTCGGCAAGCCCGCGCAGGCATTCTTTCAGTTCGTAAAATTTTTCGGGCATCTCAGGCGAGGCGAAGTTGAGGCAGTTCGTCATGCCGAGGGCGTCGGCCCCCGTGAGCCAGAGGCCGCGCAGCGAGAGCGCCATCGCCTCGGAGGCTCCCGTGTAGGGATCTGTCCAGCATTTATAGGGTTCGGCCTCCATCGTGAGGACGCAGGCGCGTCGCGTATCGGGGACTTCTACGATCGCCGCCGGTTCGCCGGGGCCGGCGATCGTATGGAGCTGCACCATAGAGTCGTACTGCTCCCAGATCGCGTTCTTGCGGCGGCCGTTGGGGCAGGAGAGCATCTCAAGAAGGTCTTTTGCCGGATCGGCGCTTTTGAGCGCTGAAAGTTCGATAGCCTGACGCGCTGGTAAGTCTTTAGGTTCTTCGGCGGGCCAGAATATTTCAGGCGTGTCTCCGAGGATAGAGGTCGGCAGCTCCGCCTCGAGCGCGCCGTTTTTATAAACGCGGTAGCGCTTGCTGTCCGTCATCTCGCCGACGATCGCGCAGTCAAGGCCGTAATGCTTCGCCATCGCGAAGACCGGTTCCAGCTTCTCTTCCTCGACTATGAGCAGCATGCGCTCCTGTGATTCGGAGAGGAATATCTCCCAGGGAAGCATGTCCGCCTCGCGCAGGGGGATCTTCTCGACCTGGATGTCGATGCCGCAGCCGCTCTTGTGGGCGATCTCGCTTGAAGAGGAGAGAATGCCGGCGGCGCCCATGTCCTGCATCGAGGCGATGAGCTTCTTGTCAAGCAGGTCCATGCAGCACTCGATGAGCAGCTTTTCCTCAAAGGGGTCTCCGATCTGGATCTGCGGTTTGCTGGCCTTTGAATCCTCGTCAAGTTCGCGAGAGGCGAACGAGGCTCCGGCTATGCCGTCGCGTCCCGTCTTGGAGCCGAGCAACACCGCGTAATCTCCCGGCTTCGCCGTCTGCGAGCTCGCCATCTTATCCAGCCGCACGAAACCGGCGCTGAAGGCGTTGACGAGCGGGTTGTCATTATAGCAGGGCGAGTAAAATGTCTTGCCGCCGACGATCGGCACGCCGACAGCGTTCCCGTAGGCGCCTATGCCTTCGACGATGCCTTTGGCGAGGTTCTTCGTCTTGCGCTGCGAGGCGTCGCCGAAGAAGAGTCCGTCCATCGAAACGGAGGGGCGCGCGCCCATCGCGATTATGTCGCGGATGATGCCGCCGACTCCCGTAGCCGCCCCCTGAAAGGGAGCCACCGCGGAGGGGTGGTTGTGGCTCTCTACCTTAAAGGCGAAGCCCCAGCCCTCGCCCATATCGACGACGCCCGCGTTTTCCCCCTGTCCCTGAAGGACGTATTTCCCTTTTGAGGGGAAGGTGCGCAGCAGCGGGCGCGTTGATTTATAACTGCAGTGTTCCGACCACATAACGCCGATGAGCTCGAGCTCGAGCTCGTTAGGTTCGCGGCCGAGCAGTTCTATTATCCTCTTATATTCCGACTCGGAGAGTCCTACTTCGCGAAAGCCCATTAGAGTGCCTCCCTCTTTGCAAAATCTTGTGCGATCGAACGCCAGAAGTCTCCTCCGTCCGTGCCGCCGTTGAGGTGCGCGACCGTCGAACGCTCCGGGTGCGGCATGAGCCCAAGGATGTTTCCTCCCTTATTGCAGATGCCGGCGATGCCGTTAAGCGCGCCGTTGGGCGCATATTCGGCGCCGGCGGAACCGGTCTTCGGATCGGCGTAGCGGAATACGACCTGTCCGGCCTCTTCGAGCTCCTGAAGTTCACGCGGGGGCAGGAAATAGAGGCCCTCGTGGTGCGCGATCGGATACTGGACGATGTCGCCTTTTTTGAAGCCGGAGGTGAAGCGGTTGTCGGTCCGCTCCACGCGCATCCAGCATTTTTTGCAGATAAAAGTGGTGCTGGTGTTTGCCAGCAGCGCTCCGGGAAGGAGCTTCGTCTCCGTCAGCACCTGGAAGCCGTTGCATATGCCGAGCAGGAGCTTTCCGGCCTCCGCGTGCCGTCTCACCGCTTCGATGATCGGCGAGCGCGCGGCCATCGCGCCGGAGCGCAGATAGTCCCCATAGGAGAATCCTCCGGGGAGAATGACAAGGTCCGGCTCCGAGGCGAATCCGCGCTCCTCATGCCAGACCATCTCCACTGATGTCTTTAACGTTTCGGCGACCGCGCGCTGAACGTCGCGGTCGCAGTTGCTTCCGGGGAAAACGACAACGGCGGTTCTCATCGTTACGCTTCCCGGACCGATATCTTATAAGTCTCTATCAGGTCGTTGGCCAGAAGGTCCTGACACATATTTTTCACAGCTTCCGCCGCCGCGTCGCCGTCCTTCGCCTCGAGCCGCATCGTTACGATGCGTCCGACGCGCACTTCGCCAAGGCCCTCGTAGCCAAGATGAGTCAGCGTTTTCTCTACAGCCTTGCCCTGTGTGTCAAGAACTCCCTCGCGTGGGGTGATTACGGCCTCTGCATGGAAAATCATTGAATAACATCCTCCTTGAGATGTTTATTTGGTTTAATTGTGTGGAATTGTCCACGGTGATGCTAAGAATATACCGCTCATGTTAGTAAATGTCAATGATGTGTCAGTTCAGAAAAATAGGAACAAAAAATTGACTCTATATCAAAAAACAGTATAATATTGAGCAGGGCACAAATATTTTGCCCTAAAAAAAGGGAGGTAGATGTAAACATGAAACTAAGTAAGCGTACCACCGTTGTCGTTATGTTGGTTCTTTGCACCGCCCTCTTTGCGTCGACGGCGGCCTTTGCCGCCGAAGAGATCAGGATCGGCGCCCTCTTCCCGCTGACGGGGCCCGCGGCCGTATCCGGACAGAACTGCGTGAACTCCGTCCTCGCGGCGGCGGATGTCATCAATAAGAAGAATCCCGATATCAAGGCGCCTCTCGCGGCCGGCGAGGGACTTCTCGGCGGCAAGTACGTCATCAAGGTCGTTCCCGCGGACCATCAGGGCAAACCCGACGTCGCCAAATCGGAGGCCGAACGTCTTTACAATCAGGAGAAGGTCTTCGCGATAATCGGATGCTATAACAGCGCCGCCACCAAGCCGGCAAGCGCCGTCGCGGAACGCGCGAAAAAAATATTCATGTGCGGCTGTTCAAGCTCGGCTGCGCTCACTGAGCGCGGCTATAAGTATTTCTTCCGCCACGCTCCGACGGACGCCATCGAATCGGTCGAATTTGTTGATTATATCGGATACCTTAATAAGGAAAAGAAGGCCGGCATAAAGACACTCGGACTTATTTACGAAAACACGGAATTCGGCAAGCACGCCGCAGACGAGGCTCGCAAGGCCGCGAAGAAGATCGACCTTAAGGTCGTAGCCGACGTCCCCTTCAACAACGGCGCGACGAACCTCAACAGCGAAGTCCAGAAGCTTAAGTCGGCCAACCCCGACGCGGTGTTCGGCGCGGCGCTCGGCGGAGACTATTCGCTGTGGGTGCGCACGATGAAGCAGGTCAACTGGCTTCCGAAGATCTCCCTCAACTACTGCACCGGCTATCAGAACCCGGCGGTGCAGAAGGAGCTCGGTTCGGACGGAAACTACTTCATGGGCGGCATGGGCTATTCTCCTGAGCTCGCGAAGAAATTCATGCCCGAAGCGATAAAGATCCAGGACAAGTATTACACGCCGAGAAGCAACCAGCCTTTCGACAGCGACTCGATCCAGGAAGCGGTCATGCTCATGGTCCTCGCGCAGGCGATAGAGAAGGCCGGAGGCCCGGACACGGAAAAGGTCCTCAAGATAATCCAGACGGAGGATTTCCCTTCTGTCATGTCGCTGAGCGGCTCTGTGAAGTTCGGCCCGGACGGTCAGAACGTCAAGGCTCTTTCCGTCATCACGCAGCTCGACGAGCAGAAGTACAACACGGTATTCCCGCTTAAATACAAAGATTCCGAACCCGTCGTCCCGATGGTTCCCTGGAACAAAAGGTAGTCTGCGACCCTAAATCAACACTCGGCGGGGCATTTGTCATAATGCCTCGCCTTTTTTTCAAGGAGGTCATTGCATGAGCAATTTTCTGCAGGTCCTGATCGACGGCATACTCAGCGGTCTGCTGTACGCCCTGGTCGCCGCCGGCCTCAGCATGATATGGGGCGTGATGGACGTTATAAACTTTGCCCACGGGGAGTTCCTTATGGTGGCGATGTACATCTGCTACTGGATGGGCTTTATACTCGGGGTCGATCCGTTATTTACCTGGGCCGCGGCCGGCATTTTCCTGTTTATTCTGGGAGGGCTCACCTATAAATGGATCATCAAGAGAAGTCTCGGCAAGGCGGCGATGGCTCCGCTGCTTGCCACCTTCGGCCTCTCTATGCTCCTGAAAAATTTTTGCATGAACCGCTTCTCGCCGAACTTCCGCCTTCTCTCCGGCACCATTCTTGACGGGAAGACATTCGAGGTCGGCGGGGCCATCGTCTCCGTTCCCCAGCTTGTGACCGGCATCTTCGCCCTTGCGGTGCTCGCCGCCGTCTATTGGCTCGTAAAGAGGACCCGCCTCGGCTGGGCGATACAGGCTACGGCGATGGATAAAGAGGCGGCGGAGCTCATGGGCATCGACACGGAAAAGATCTATCTGCTCGTCTTTGGCATCGGCGGGGCCTGCGTCGGCATCGCCGGCGGACTTATGACCACGTACCTCGCCGTCCATCCTGAGGTAGGCGGCCTGTCCAGCCTCATCGCCTTCGTCGTCGTCGCGCTCGGAGGCTTCGGCAGCATACCGGGAGCGCTCTTCGCGGCGCTTCTCATCGGCCTGGTCGAATCATTTACCGGTTTCTATGTCGCGGCGGTCCTGAAATATGTCGCTGTCTTTGCGATATATCTTATCGTTATACTTGTGCGCCCCAAGGGCCTCTTCGGGTGGTGACGGCGATGCGGCTGAACAAAAGGGACAAACTCTGGTATGGTTTCATCGCGGCGGCGCTGATACTGCCCTGCATTCCCGGCGTCATCGGCGGGGCCTCCTTCTTCGGCCACGTGGCGACGATGGTCCTGCTCTACGCCTCCATGGCGCAGTCCTGGAACATCATCAGCGGCTATGGCGGGCAGGTCTCCTTCGGCCACTCTGTATTCTTCGGGATCGGAGCCTACGGCGCCGGCCTCGCGGTCGTCACATTCGGATCGCTGCCGTGGTACGGCGCTCCGCTCGGAATGTTGGCTGCGGCGGCGGTATCCATCCTGATAAGCTATCCCTGCTTCCGGCTCAAAGGACATTACTTCGCCATCGCCACCTTCGCCATCGTTGAGATATTCAACCGCCTCTTCATGATCTGGGACGCGGTCGGAGGCGCGCTCGGACTGGACTATCCGATACTGC
The window above is part of the Cloacibacillus evryensis DSM 19522 genome. Proteins encoded here:
- a CDS encoding branched-chain amino acid ABC transporter permease, translating into MSNFLQVLIDGILSGLLYALVAAGLSMIWGVMDVINFAHGEFLMVAMYICYWMGFILGVDPLFTWAAAGIFLFILGGLTYKWIIKRSLGKAAMAPLLATFGLSMLLKNFCMNRFSPNFRLLSGTILDGKTFEVGGAIVSVPQLVTGIFALAVLAAVYWLVKRTRLGWAIQATAMDKEAAELMGIDTEKIYLLVFGIGGACVGIAGGLMTTYLAVHPEVGGLSSLIAFVVVALGGFGSIPGALFAALLIGLVESFTGFYVAAVLKYVAVFAIYLIVILVRPKGLFGW
- the purL gene encoding phosphoribosylformylglycinamidine synthase subunit PurL, coding for MGFREVGLSESEYKRIIELLGREPNELELELIGVMWSEHCSYKSTRPLLRTFPSKGKYVLQGQGENAGVVDMGEGWGFAFKVESHNHPSAVAPFQGAATGVGGIIRDIIAMGARPSVSMDGLFFGDASQRKTKNLAKGIVEGIGAYGNAVGVPIVGGKTFYSPCYNDNPLVNAFSAGFVRLDKMASSQTAKPGDYAVLLGSKTGRDGIAGASFASRELDEDSKASKPQIQIGDPFEEKLLIECCMDLLDKKLIASMQDMGAAGILSSSSEIAHKSGCGIDIQVEKIPLREADMLPWEIFLSESQERMLLIVEEEKLEPVFAMAKHYGLDCAIVGEMTDSKRYRVYKNGALEAELPTSILGDTPEIFWPAEEPKDLPARQAIELSALKSADPAKDLLEMLSCPNGRRKNAIWEQYDSMVQLHTIAGPGEPAAIVEVPDTRRACVLTMEAEPYKCWTDPYTGASEAMALSLRGLWLTGADALGMTNCLNFASPEMPEKFYELKECLRGLADTCRALDCPVVSGNVSLYNETATDRIYPTPLVVTAGLVTDRDKTIRAGRTKERDFIYLVGGPEGSLGATRYQQAKDGRPLGKTVDPAPEAEKAFRDGAIKTAQRQLARSGRVVAGGGLAAALANEAIASGVGMKIELAPRGNVEALLFSEGGARAVYSVSPEKAAAFEDAWSGFPCVKAGEAGGDRFDWQGIFSLPIEELEKAFTEEK
- the purQ gene encoding phosphoribosylformylglycinamidine synthase subunit PurQ, translating into MRTAVVVFPGSNCDRDVQRAVAETLKTSVEMVWHEERGFASEPDLVILPGGFSYGDYLRSGAMAARSPIIEAVRRHAEAGKLLLGICNGFQVLTETKLLPGALLANTSTTFICKKCWMRVERTDNRFTSGFKKGDIVQYPIAHHEGLYFLPPRELQELEEAGQVVFRYADPKTGSAGAEYAPNGALNGIAGICNKGGNILGLMPHPERSTVAHLNGGTDGGDFWRSIAQDFAKREAL
- the purS gene encoding phosphoribosylformylglycinamidine synthase subunit PurS, giving the protein MIFHAEAVITPREGVLDTQGKAVEKTLTHLGYEGLGEVRVGRIVTMRLEAKDGDAAAEAVKNMCQDLLANDLIETYKISVREA
- a CDS encoding ABC transporter substrate-binding protein codes for the protein MKLSKRTTVVVMLVLCTALFASTAAFAAEEIRIGALFPLTGPAAVSGQNCVNSVLAAADVINKKNPDIKAPLAAGEGLLGGKYVIKVVPADHQGKPDVAKSEAERLYNQEKVFAIIGCYNSAATKPASAVAERAKKIFMCGCSSSAALTERGYKYFFRHAPTDAIESVEFVDYIGYLNKEKKAGIKTLGLIYENTEFGKHAADEARKAAKKIDLKVVADVPFNNGATNLNSEVQKLKSANPDAVFGAALGGDYSLWVRTMKQVNWLPKISLNYCTGYQNPAVQKELGSDGNYFMGGMGYSPELAKKFMPEAIKIQDKYYTPRSNQPFDSDSIQEAVMLMVLAQAIEKAGGPDTEKVLKIIQTEDFPSVMSLSGSVKFGPDGQNVKALSVITQLDEQKYNTVFPLKYKDSEPVVPMVPWNKR
- the purF gene encoding amidophosphoribosyltransferase, whose protein sequence is MCGVFGAYSQSGTAVLEDIYLGLCALQHRGQLSAGVAWIDGGSVHIKKGLGLVHEALSQSELAKIGTHTAIGHVRYATAGGTRPENSQPLGANYAQGPIAIAHNGNLTNAVALSSYLANRGAIFQTSCDTETIIQLMAHQPGTVQLEALETALAKIKGAYSLTVLLNDCLIAARDPWGFRPLVLGRRDDTYFVASESCALDIIGAELIRDVEPGEILVIDRRGIISRKLPKQAQRHHRCAFEYVYFARPDSVIDGRSVYGARKKLGACLAECGGCPANAVVAGMPDSGTLAALGLAEAAGVDFESGVVRNRYVGRTFIQPTQRVRDAGVKIKLNPQPGIFDGKEAVIVDDSLVRGTTAGRIVSMIRESGAEKVHMRIASPPVCYPCYYGIDTPSSEELVAAQMDIPELCEKIGADTLRYISCEALCEAIGLPRTELCTACFDGNYLEEEDDQTLLEV